In one Pseudomonas sp. Bout1 genomic region, the following are encoded:
- the fusA gene encoding elongation factor G, producing the protein MARTTPISRYRNIGIVAHVDAGKTTTTERVLFYTGKSHKMGEVHDGAATTDWMVQEQERGITITSAAITAFWKGSEKQYKDEHRFNVIDTPGHVDFTIEVERSLRVLDGAVVVFCGTSGVEPQSETVWRQANKYGVPRLVYVNKMDRAGANFLRVIGQIKQRLGHTPVPIQLAIGSEDNFQGQIDLVTMEAVYWNDADKGMVPVRKPIPAELQELADEWRNNMVEAAAEANEELMNKYLEGEELTNVEIKAALRQRTIAGEIVLAVCGSSFKNKGVPLVLDAVIDYLPAPVDIPAIKGTDPDDETIELERHADDAEPFSALAFKIATDPFVGTLTFVRVYSGVLNSGDGVINSVKGKKERVGRMVQMHANAREEIKEVRAGDIAALIGMKDVTTGETLCNADKPIILVRMDFPEPVISVAVEPKTKDDQEKMGIALGKLAQEDPSFRVKTDEETGQTIISGMGELHLDILVDRMRREFNVEANIGKPQVSYRERITKNCEIEGKFVRQSGGRGQFGHCWIRFAPADEGQEGLQFVNEVVGGVVPKEYIPAIQKGIEEQMKNGVVAGYPLIGLKATVFDGSYHDVDSNEMAFKVAASMATKQLAQKGGGELLEPIMAVEVVTPEDYMGDVMGDLNRRRGMILGMEDTVSGKVIRAEVPLGEMFGYATDVRSMSQGRASYSMEFKKYNTAPAHIAETVSKKQG; encoded by the coding sequence ATGGCTCGTACTACTCCGATTAGTCGCTACCGTAACATCGGTATCGTCGCTCACGTGGATGCTGGTAAAACCACCACCACCGAGCGCGTCCTTTTTTACACCGGCAAAAGTCACAAGATGGGCGAGGTGCATGACGGCGCCGCGACCACAGACTGGATGGTTCAGGAGCAGGAGCGTGGTATTACCATTACTTCTGCTGCTATTACCGCCTTCTGGAAAGGTTCCGAGAAGCAGTACAAGGATGAGCACCGCTTCAACGTAATCGATACCCCGGGCCACGTAGACTTCACCATTGAAGTTGAACGTTCCCTGCGCGTACTCGACGGCGCTGTCGTTGTGTTCTGCGGTACCTCAGGTGTTGAGCCTCAGTCGGAAACCGTATGGCGTCAAGCCAACAAATACGGCGTTCCACGTCTTGTTTACGTCAACAAGATGGACCGTGCTGGTGCGAACTTCCTGCGCGTGATCGGTCAGATCAAGCAGCGTTTGGGTCACACCCCGGTACCAATCCAGTTGGCTATCGGTTCCGAAGACAACTTCCAGGGCCAGATCGATCTGGTAACCATGGAAGCTGTTTACTGGAACGACGCTGACAAAGGTATGGTTCCTGTTCGCAAGCCTATCCCTGCTGAACTGCAGGAATTGGCTGACGAGTGGCGCAACAACATGGTTGAAGCTGCGGCCGAAGCCAACGAAGAGCTGATGAACAAGTACCTCGAAGGTGAAGAACTCACCAACGTGGAAATCAAGGCTGCTCTGCGTCAGCGTACTATCGCTGGTGAGATCGTCTTGGCTGTTTGCGGTTCCTCGTTCAAGAACAAGGGTGTTCCCCTGGTTCTCGATGCTGTGATCGACTACCTGCCGGCACCAGTGGATATTCCTGCCATCAAGGGTACTGACCCGGATGACGAGACTATCGAGCTGGAGCGTCATGCAGACGACGCAGAACCGTTCTCCGCTCTGGCATTTAAAATTGCCACTGACCCATTCGTGGGTACCTTGACCTTCGTCCGCGTTTACTCGGGCGTGTTGAACTCCGGCGACGGCGTGATCAACTCGGTCAAAGGCAAGAAAGAGCGCGTGGGTCGTATGGTGCAAATGCACGCAAACGCCCGCGAAGAGATCAAGGAAGTACGCGCTGGCGACATCGCGGCCTTGATCGGCATGAAGGACGTCACCACTGGTGAAACCTTGTGCAACGCTGACAAGCCAATCATCCTGGTTCGCATGGACTTCCCGGAGCCGGTTATTTCGGTTGCCGTTGAGCCTAAGACCAAGGATGACCAGGAAAAAATGGGTATCGCTCTGGGCAAACTTGCTCAGGAAGATCCATCTTTCCGCGTCAAGACTGATGAAGAGACTGGTCAAACGATCATCTCCGGCATGGGCGAGCTTCACCTGGACATCCTGGTTGACCGGATGCGCCGTGAGTTCAACGTCGAAGCCAACATCGGTAAGCCTCAGGTTTCCTATCGTGAGCGCATCACGAAGAACTGCGAAATCGAAGGCAAATTCGTTCGTCAATCCGGCGGTCGTGGCCAGTTTGGTCATTGCTGGATCCGTTTTGCTCCTGCTGATGAAGGTCAGGAAGGTCTGCAATTCGTGAACGAAGTAGTGGGCGGTGTTGTTCCTAAGGAATACATCCCGGCTATCCAGAAGGGTATCGAAGAGCAGATGAAGAACGGTGTTGTTGCCGGCTATCCGCTCATCGGCCTGAAGGCGACCGTTTTTGACGGTTCTTACCACGACGTCGACTCCAACGAGATGGCGTTTAAGGTGGCTGCTTCCATGGCTACCAAGCAACTGGCCCAGAAGGGCGGTGGTGAGTTGCTTGAGCCAATCATGGCAGTAGAAGTCGTTACGCCTGAAGACTACATGGGTGACGTGATGGGCGACCTTAACCGTCGTCGCGGCATGATCTTGGGTATGGAAGATACGGTTTCCGGCAAAGTGATTCGTGCCGAGGTTCCGTTGGGCGAGATGTTCGGTTATGCGACCGACGTTCGTTCCATGTCTCAGGGTCGCGCAAGCTACTCTATGGAATTCAAAAAATACAACACAGCTCCGGCGCACATCGCTGAAACTGTATCCAAAAAACAAGGCTGA
- the rpsG gene encoding 30S ribosomal protein S7 — protein MPRRRVAAKREVLDDPKYGSQILAKFMNHVMESGKKAVAERIVYGALEKVKERKNSDPLEIFEKALDAIAPLVEVKSRRVGGATYQVPVEVRPSRRNALAMRWLVDFARKRGEKSMALRLAGELLDAAEGKGAAVKKREDVHRMAEANKAFSHYRF, from the coding sequence ATGCCAAGAAGACGCGTAGCAGCCAAGCGCGAAGTGCTTGACGATCCAAAATACGGAAGCCAAATCCTGGCCAAGTTCATGAACCACGTGATGGAAAGCGGCAAGAAAGCCGTTGCCGAGCGTATCGTTTATGGCGCGCTGGAAAAGGTTAAAGAACGCAAGAACAGCGACCCCCTGGAAATCTTCGAGAAAGCTCTCGACGCCATCGCTCCGCTGGTCGAAGTGAAGTCGCGCCGTGTAGGCGGTGCTACTTACCAGGTTCCGGTTGAAGTTCGCCCGTCCCGTCGTAACGCTTTGGCAATGCGCTGGTTGGTAGACTTCGCCCGTAAGCGCGGCGAGAAGTCTATGGCCCTGCGTTTGGCTGGCGAACTGTTGGACGCTGCTGAAGGTAAAGGTGCTGCTGTTAAGAAGCGTGAAGACGTGCACCGTATGGCTGAAGCTAACAAAGCTTTCTCGCACTACCGCTTCTAA
- the rpsL gene encoding 30S ribosomal protein S12 — MATINQLVRQPRKRIVEKSDVPALQNCPQRRGVCTRVYTTTPKKPNSALRKVCRVRLTNGFEVSSYIGGEGHNLQEHSVVLIRGGRVKDLPGVRYHTVRGSLDTSGVKGRNQGRSKYGTKKPK, encoded by the coding sequence ATGGCAACTATCAACCAGCTGGTACGTCAGCCGCGTAAGCGTATCGTCGAGAAATCCGACGTGCCTGCGCTGCAGAACTGCCCGCAACGTCGTGGCGTATGCACTCGCGTGTATACCACTACGCCGAAAAAACCTAACTCGGCACTGCGTAAAGTATGCCGTGTGCGCCTGACCAATGGTTTCGAGGTTTCCTCGTACATCGGCGGTGAAGGCCACAACCTGCAAGAACACAGCGTGGTACTGATCCGCGGCGGTCGTGTAAAAGACTTGCCAGGTGTTCGTTACCACACCGTACGCGGCTCCTTGGATACTTCCGGCGTTAAAGGTCGTAACCAGGGTCGTTCGAAGTACGGTACCAAGAAGCCTAAGTAG